CGCCTAACCCGGATATATTATGTAACAAATTTATTAAATTTAAAGCTTTTGCAGACTATGCATTCAATGTACTTAATGCTAATTTTATTGCGATGGGACATTATGCAAAAGTTGAAAACGGACATTTATTTAGAGCCAAAGACAAAAATAAGGACCAAACATATTTTTTAGCTCAACTTACAAATCATCAACTATCAAAAGTGTTAATGCCACTAGCCGATTTTGAAAAATCGCAAATTCGCGAAATAGCAGCTAAACTCGGTTTAGCAACTGCCGACAAAAAAGATTCGACAGGGATATGTTTTATTGGGGAACGGAATTTCACTAAGTTCCTTCAAAACTATATACCAGCGCAACCTGGAAATATAGTTGAAATTAAAACTAATAAAATAGTTGGCAAACACGATGGTTGTTATTACTACACGCTAGGCCAACGTAAGGGTCTAAATCTTGGTGGAATGACCGAACCGCACTACGTATGCGGTCATAATGTTAAAGAAAATATTTTGTATGTGGCTCCAGCCAGTGACATTTCATATTTAGAATCAGATTCACTTTTAGCAAGCGGACTTACACTTAACAACGAAGAATACAATCCGTTAAATTTAACTGCTAAATTCAGATATAGACAACAAGATATTCCCGTAACTATTGAATTATTACCTAATAAAGAAATAAAAGTTTTTTACCCTTCCAAATCTCAAGCTGTTACTCCGGGCCAACAAGTCGTTATTTATGATGGCGATAAATGTTTAGGTGGAGCAACAATTGAAAAAATTTACTTAAATAATATTGAAAAAAACTACGTATAGGAGAAAATATGAACTCAAAAGAAATAAGACAAAAATGATTAAAATTCTTTGAATCAAAGGATCATTTAATTGTTGAAAGTAAAAGTTTAATACCTGTCAATGACCCTTCGCTTTTATGAATTAACTCAGGAGTAGCTACACTTAAAGATTATTTCAGTGGTAAAAAAATACCACCAAAAAAACGTTTAACAAACTCTCAAAAAGCAATCAGAACAAATGACATCGAGAATGTTGGCGTAACATCTAGACATCATACATTTTTTGAAATGTTAGGTAACTTCAGTATTGGAGATTATTTCAAAAAAGAAGCAATTGAATTCGCTTATGAATTTTTAACAAAAGAACTTAAATTATCTTTAGAAAATCTATATTTCACATATTTCGAAGAAGATTTAGAAACTAGAGATAAATGGCTTTCTCTTGGTATTAAACCGTCACACCTAATCAAAGGGACAAGAGATACTAACTTTTGAGATGTTGGATCTGGGCCTTGTGGGCCTTGTACCGAAATTTTCTATGACCGCGGACCAAAATATGACCAAAGAGGTATTGAATTGCTTCAACAAGACATTGAAAATGACAGATATATAGAAATTTGAAATGTTGTTTTTAGTCAATTCAATAACGAAGGCGACAATAAATATACTGAATTAGCACAGAAAAATATTGATACTGGTGCCGGTTTTGAGCGTATAGTTTCAATTATGCAAGATGCCCCTACAAACTATGATTCTGATTTATTTTTAAATATCATTCACGAAATAGAAAAATATACAGAATACCGTTATGATATAAACAACTATTTCACAAAAGAACCAGAACAACGCGAAATTAATACTTGTTTCAAAATAATTGCAGACCACATTAGAACAGTTGCAAACGCATTAGCTGATGGAGAAAGTGTTTCTAACGTTGGAAGAGGTTATATTATCAGAAGATTAATCAGAAGATCTATATATAAGGGAATGCAATTAGGTATCAAGGGAATATTTTTAAATAAATTGGTTCCTGTTGTACGAGAATCATTACCTTTTCTTTATGATGTAAATCCAGTAATGAAAGCGATTAAAGATGAAGAAGAAATTTTTGCTAAAACCATTGAAAATGGTAAGTTATTGTTGGAAAATTACATAGAAAAAGGAATAAAAATATTCGATGGCGCCATCGCTTTTAATTTATTAGAAACATATGGTTTCCCAATTGAATTAACCGTGGAAATACTGGCGAATAAAGGGATAACCGTTGATATGGATGCTTTTGCTAAAGCAAAAGAAAAACACTCTGAGGCGAGTCGTGGAAATAAATTAAGCGGTATGGAAAAAGCTATAAATTCTCTTTCTCTAATCAAGCAAAAAATATCTGAATTCGTAGGTTATGATTTTACTCAATACAAGTCTACTATTGTCGAATTATTAGATTCTGAAAATCGCATATCAGCAGCCGATGGTGTTTCATATGTTGTTTTAGATAAAACACCATTTTATGCTACTAGTGGTGGACAAAAGCACGATGAAGGATACATGCTACAAGATGGTAATAAAATTAAAATTATTGATGTATTCAAAGATAAATTTGGTAACCACATCCACGTTGTTGAAGGGAAAATAAATATTGCTCAACCACTAGAGTGTTTCGTAGATGAATACGTAAGATTAAACTGTGCCCGCAATCACTCGGCAACGCACCTAATGTTTTCAGTATTGAGAAAAGTATTGGGGCCTCAAATTAAACAATTAGGTTCTGATATTACTGAACAAAGATTTACATTTGACTTCCCGGGTGATAATAAACCAACCGACGAACAAATCTCGGAAATTGAAAATCAAATGAAGACAATCATTGACGAAGACATTAAAAGAGAATATATTATTTCAACAATTGAACAAGCTAAAAATTTACATGCAGTTATGACCATCGAAGAGGATCAATACATGGATCCTAAGTGTGTCAGAATTGTTAAATGAGGAGACGTCACAAGCGACTTATGTGGTGGGACTCACTTGTCACATTCTTCTATATTAGAAAACTTTAAGATTACAAATTGTGACAAAAAACAAGCCGGAGTTTATCGTTTTAGAGTAGTTACCTCCAATAAATTGGTTAACGAATGATTAAATGACCAAATCTCAGCAACAACCGAAGAATTAAACAATATTGTTGCTAAAATTAAAAATCTTGACCCAACATATGAATTATCGATACCAAACTCAAATAATCTTGATGATAATCTAAAACAACTAAAAATATGTATCGAACAAGCAAGAGAAGACTATAAACAAATTTCAAAATCGAAATCTAATATCGAATTCGATTTTGACTCAATTGAATTTGAAAACGTTAATGGTTCAAATATTTACTTCAATGAAAATATAGATTCTAGCCAAATTAAAATAATTGCGTCAACATTGCGTGAAAAATATCCGCAAAACCACATAATTCTTGCCTCTATTGGACCCGAACAAACATTATTAGCTATCGCATCAAAAACAAAAGATTCAAATAAAATATTTAAAAATGTAGCAAATAGACTTAATGGTCGGGGTGGTGGATCGGCAATTTTAGCCATGGGTAAAATTAATAATTCAAATAAATTAAAAGACATAATTTTAGAGGAATTTAATGCGTAAAATCGCTTTAGACCTAGGTACTAAAACTTGCGGATTTGCCATAACTGACTCTTCAGCAATTATCGCAACCAGTTTAGAGACTATTAGGTTTGACGAAAATAATTTCAATATCGTCATTGAGAAAATAAAGGAATTTCTCTTAAAATACGAAGATACTGATTCTATAATTGTTGGTTATCCATTAAGAAGTAATGGCGCTAAAAGTGAGCGAACAATTATGGTTGAAGAATTCGCCCTATCAATAAAATCTATTTTTAACCAAAATATCTTTTTAGTAAACGAATACGGAACAACAATCAAGGCTGAAAAAACATTGAAATCTGCAAAAATAAGCATTAAAAAACGAAAAGAAATCAAAGATTCATTATCAGCAGTAATTATATTGCAGGAATTTTTGGATTACGGAGGAAAGAGGTTGTAATGCCAGGAAAGAAAATAATGTTGCCTGATTGAGCAACTTGATTACTATTTTCTTCAATGATTATTGTTGCTATAGCCGGTGTAGGAACGTGATTTTGGTCAAGATGAAAAGTCAAAAAAATTCAAGCCCAACAATCTAACGAGGAAGAAAAACAACGTAAATTAGAGATTTTGCAAAAACGTGGCGACGATCTTGGAACCTTACCATACGATTTAAAAGATTTTTTTGGTTCACGTGTGCAAGATTGAGATTTAGAAAGCTGAATTAACACCATTTTTTTAAATGATTACAAAAATGTGCTGATAGTAAATAAAAACACAGAATACGAATTAGCTGTATTAATGTTGAAAACAAAGGCTAATATATTTGAAATTCAAAATAATATTAATATTAATTTATGGAATAAAGCAGTCTTAAATTTTCCACAATATTTTAACCGGAAATGCAAAATTAAAACAGAAGCTGAACTTCGCTGCATTTCGGTGAATTTAGTTTTAGCAAATAATAGTTTAATAGAGTCATTTGACCTATTCAATACATATTTCAATATGTTAGATAAAAATGGGATGTTAATTATTAGACTTGACAATAAAAAAGATAAAAGTTTTAAAAGTCTTTTGAAGAATTTAAAACAATCATTAATACCTTTTGAACTAACGACTGTAAATTCGAAATTCATCTATATAGTTAAAAAAAATAATTAAATTGAACAAATAGTTAAACAACTTGATAAAATAAAATAACTAATTTAAAGGAGCAAAAATATGACAAATAAAAAAGAAGAAGAGATTTATTTAGCTCAGGAAACGCTTGATAAATATAAATCGGAGTATCACGAACTTGTAAACGTTAAAAGACCAGAAGTACAGGCAGCTCTTAAAGAAGCTCGTGCACAAGGTGACCTTTCAGAAAATGCCGAATACGATGCAGCTAGAGAAATGCAGGGTATTGTTGAGGCAAGAATCCGTGAATTAGAAGCAATTATTGAAAGAGCTGTTGTTATTACCAATGACGAAAGCAGAAGTTCTTCAAAAATTGGAGTTGGTGCAACTGTTACATACGAAAAAGTAGACACCAAAGAAATAAAAACAGTAACAATTATGGGTATTCACGATAGTGACCCTTTAAATGGAAAAATTTCAAATGAATCAGCACTAGCATTGGCGTTGGCCGATGGTAAGGTTGGTCAAATAGTTGAAGTTGACGCAATAACTAAATACAATATAAAAATAATAGATGTGGAATATAAGTAATTTAGGTTACTTTTTTTCATTAAATTTTAGAAAAAAATAGGGAGAAAATATGCTAATAGGAATAAGCGGAATGATTGGGAGCGGTAAAAGTGTCCTAACAAAAAAATTAATGACTCACTACAAATCATCAATGTTATTAAAAGAATTTGAAGAGGATGATGAAGTATTCAATCAATTTTTAGAATGATTGTACAATAAAACACCAAACCTAACAATAGGTTTTCAATCTTATGTTGTTGAAAACCACACATCTAAATTAGCCGATTTGTTTGATGAATTCAATAAATTAGGCAAAAAACATAACAAAGATCATATATTTTTAGATCGTTTCAGTATTGAACACTATATATTTGCTAGTGTTAATCTTTCATCAAAAGGACCTAAATACATGAAGGGCTATGATTCATTATTTACACATTTAATTACCAAAGATGAAACACCTGATTTGGCTATTTATTTAGATATGACCTTTGAAACATTCAAAAAACGCTTATTCTCGCGTGGCAGAAACGTCGAAACAGATAATTACGCAGCAAACGAAGCATATTTTAGAGAATTACATAGCGTATATCGCGAAACTTTTGAACATCAAGCTAAAAAATTTAATATGGATTTCATAATTCTTGATACTAATAATATGTCAGAACAAGAAGTTTTTGAAGCAGCTATTAAAATCATAGAAGAATTTGATTTCAGCAAGAAGGAACGTTTTAATAAATAATGGTTATAGGTATTAGTGGAATGATAGGTAGTGGAAAAAGTACTTTAGCAAAAGGATTAAACAACCACTACAAAAATTCAATATTATTGGAGGAATTTGAGGAAAACGATCCTGTTTTCAACACATTTCTAAGATGATTTTATGAACAAAAACAAAATATTGATATAGGTTTTCAATCTTTCATTATTGAAAGTTTGTCTGATTCATTTCAAAAATGTGTCAATAAATTCAATGAAAATAAATTAAACTGAAAAACTGATCATATATTTTTAGATAGATTTAATTTAGAGCATTATATTTTTGCAGTTATGACTCTAAAGTCAAAAAAACCTAAATATTTAAAAGGTTTCGACGCAATGTTTAGAAACTTAATCGATCCAAATGAAAATCCTGATTTAGCGATTTATATCGATATCAATTTTGACACTTTTAAAGAAAGAATAACAAAAAGAGGCCGTAAATCAGAAATTGATAACTATGAACAGAATGAAGAATATTTTAAAGAATTACATGCCTTATACAAGGATTTATTCGTAAACTTGATGAAGTCATTTAATATTCCCTTCGCTGTAATAGATTCCAACGGGAAAAACGACATACAAATATTAGGCGAAGCAATTGAAATCATTGAAAAATTCGATTTTAGTAAATCTAAACGTTATAATTACTAATAAGATAGCGAGGAAAAATGGATCAAAGATTTACTAAAATACTACTAACTAGAGATGAAATTGAATCTAAAATCAAAGAAATGGCTAATTGAGTCAATGAAACTTATAAAGATTCAACCAATTTAATTCTTGTTGGTTTATTGAAAGGGGCGGTACCTTTTTTAGCACAATTAATTAAAGATATAAACGTAGAGAATGAAGTTGCTTTTATGATAGCATCTAGTTATGAAGGAGGAAGCGCTTCAACCGGTAATGTTAAAATCGTAATGGATTTAGAAACTGACATTGAAGGTAGAGATGTATTAATCGTTGAAGATATTATAGATTCCGGTATTACACTACAAAAAATAAGTTCAATGTTAAAAAATAGACACCCTAAGAGTTACCGTATAATCACTTTATTAGACAAACCCCATAATCGTAAAGTTGATTTAAAACCAGATAAGGCGGCATTTGTTGTTCCCGACGAGTTTTTGGTAGGATATGGACTTGATTACGAAGAGAAATTCAGAGGAGCACCTTTTGTTGGGGTTTTTGACCCAAATAAAAAATAATTTCTAGAAATAGCATCGTCTTTATGATGCTGTTTTATTTTTAAATCGAACAAATATATAGCCAGAAAGCATTGTTAGTTATAACAACAAAATTTACTAGTATGAGTTTATTATCAGTGAATTTCGTCAAATTTATTTAATAATAAAATTTTAATTCGCTATATGTATAAATTGAAATATTTTGTTTTTTTATATAATGTAATTATTAAAAAGAGGTGAATACGAAACCATTTGTTAAATGAGCGGGGGCAAGACTAAATTAATATCTAAAATAAAGTCCATATGCCAACTAGATATATAGAACCTTTCATCGGAGGCGGAGCTCTTTTTTTCATATTCAGCCGAAAGACTTTATTATAAATGACATAAATAGCGAATTAATTAATACATACAAATGCTTCACAAATAAAAGAAATTACAATGGACTTATTAAAATTTTAGAAAATCACGCACTAAACCATAATGATGAATATTTCTACGAAATAAGATATCTCGATAGAGATTCTAATTTTTCATTACTCACACGACCAGAAAGAGCAGCCAGACTCATCTACCTTAATAAATCTTGTTTTAATGGTTTATATCGTGTAAATAAAAAAGGTTTTTTTAATGTGCCTTCAGGCAAAAAAAATATTGTTAAGCTTTTTGACAATGAAAATTTCGATTCAATATAGATTGCTAAACGGAAAAAATAAATATATTTATAACACTGATTTTGAGAAAGCGCTGAAACTAGCTCAAACAGGAGATTTTGTCTATTTAGACCCACCATATACAGATTCAAATGAACGAAATCTTTTACTTCATATACTAAAGACAACTTTTATATTTAGGAACAAATTAGACTGAAAAACATTGTTGATTCCTTGACAAAAAAGATGTAAAAGTCATGATTAGTAACCATTGTCTGATTTTATTAAGGAATTATTCAAGTTTACAATATAGAAACCATTTACGTGAAGAGATTAATAAGTTCAAACGTTAATACTCCCAGAGATGTAGAAGAAGTTTTAATAACTAACTATTAATTTTTGATAAAAAAGTTTTTTTCACGCTTATATATTAAATTCACTTAATAATTTTGAAACAAACAATAAGGAGCAAAATGAAGCTTAAATTTGAAGATTGACTAAAAACATTTAAATCTATATTGTTCTCATATGACTATTTTGTTGATTTTGCTAAAGTTCGCAGCAATGTAAATAAGATAAATAATGAATTAAGTAAAATTAATTCCTTAATAGGTTCTAAAAACATCAAGGAAGATTTTAGGAAAATAATTCTGAATAACGCAAAATTAGTTGAAATTTACCAATATTATTAGCAAAAAGAATAAAAAATAATGAATGCATAGAAGTGGCAAATGGAAAAAATATTTTAACAAATTTGAAAGTGAAAATCTTCAAAATTATGTTGATTTGATGAACAAAACAGGTTTTTTTAAAATTTTAGAACGTAAGTAAATCACAAATATTAAAGATTATATTTTTGGTCTTGAAGCGGGTTTGGACAGTAACGCTCGAAAAAATCGAGTTGGAAATTTAATGAAAGAGCTTGTTGAAAGCTCATTAATAAATTTTGGTTATGCTATTAATGAAAATTATTTAAATAAACAACTTTGTCAAATCTCGGTGTAGAAATTAATATCAAAAGTATACAAAATAAGAAAAATTGATTTTATTGTTTTCGTCGATAGAATTTACTATGCATAGAGTGTAATTTTTACAGCTCAGGTGGCTCAAAATTAAATTAAACAGCAAGAAGTTATAAAAATATAGCTATTGAAACCGCAAATGAAAAAAATTCAGATTCGTTTGAATTGCTGATGGAGTTGGTTGAAAAACAGCGAAAAACGCATTGAAAGAATCTTATGAAGCCTCAGATTAAGTATTTAATATCGAAGATATCAAGCAAAAATTACTTGTTGCTTATTTTAAAAATAAACAATTGTTAAAAAAATAAAATCCAGGCCTGCCTGAATTTTATTTTATTTATTTTTATTTTTTGTAATTCAATCCTAAAGCTTGCAACATAGGCATTAAGAAGAAGTTGAATGGTTTGTTAAAGTGTGGTAAGAAGAAAACGTCTGTTAAAGCAATTTCAGGCAATGTTAATCCTTTTTGAATTGCTAACGCAAACATGTAAACAGTTTCTGCGTGTACTGTGTTTCCTCACGAACCTAATTGTACACCTAATAGTTTCATTGTTTCTTTATCGTAAACAATGGTACATGCTACTTTTTCGGCATCATGCATAAATTCAGGTTTGTCCATGTCTGATCAGTGAACCGAAGCAGCATTTTCAAACCCGTTTGCTTTCGCCATTTCTTCGGTAAATCCAGTTCCGGCATAGTGGCAACCAAATACATTGATTGCATTAGTACCAGCAACACCTGGGAATGGAACGTTGACTCCTGCAATGTGTAGAGCAGCTACTAGACCTGATTTAACAGCATTTGTTGCTAGTGCAACGTGTCTGTTATCACCTGTTACAACGTGTTTTAGAGCACATGAATCACCCAATGCATAAATGTTTTCATCTGAAACTGATCTTTGGAATTCATCAACAACAATAGCGCCGTTGGCAATTTTTTCAACATCCAATACATCTGTTCTAGGTTTAAATCCGATGCACATTACAACTAGATCGGCTTTGTATTCACCTTTATCTGTAACTACAGATGAAACATCTTTACCGTTTTTAGATTTAAATTCTACAACTCTTTCGCCTAAAGCTAGTTTAACACCATCTTTAGCCATGTTTTGTTCCATAACTGATGTAAATTCTTCGCCGAAGTAATTGCTTGCAACTCTTGAATTAATATCAATTAATGTAACTTTTTTACCTTTGATGTGGAATGCTTCAACTAATTCAACACCAATGTATCCAGCTCCAACAACTATTACATCTTTAACTTTTGGATCGTTTGCATATTCAATAAGTTTTTGTGCGTGTTGGTAAAGTTTTGATAAAACAATGTTATTGTAATCAATACCTTTAATTTTCGGTTCGATAGGTCATGTACCACCAGCAAATACTAATTTGTCGTATTTATCTGTAAATGTCTTTCCATCTGCTAAATTAACTACAGTAACGGTTTTATTTTCTTTGTCAATTCCGATAACTTCGTGGTTAGTTTTTAGATTAACACCGTAATCGTTTTTCAAAATTTCAGGTGATGAATAGAATAAACCACCAGGTTCATTAAATTCACCAGCTACTCATACTGCAATCCCACATCCTAGGAATGATGTGTTTGTATTTCTGTCATAAGCAGTTATTTCGGCATCTTTATTAACTGTTTTTAAAGTTCTAATAAATGATGTTCCGGCATGGTTAGCTCCAACAATAATAATTTTCATAATTTGTCCTTTCATAAATATAAATATTTATACTTAAATTATATAAAACGATAGAAATTGAAAATAGAAAAAAACAAAAAAATAAGTGCATTAAAGACATTTATCTTTATATCCGGAAAATTATGAAACCCGTTTAAATACTATTAAATAAGGATTTAATTTTATAAAAGTTTATAATTTAATTAAATTAGAAAGTTTTGCCAACTTGTAATGTTGGGTTTTGCAAAAAATAGAATCATATGTATTTGCTAGATTAATATGTTTTTTGAATATTCTGTAGTTACAGTAAAACGGCGATGGGGAATGGAAGCTTTTTTAGACATATTATGCTGGTATTATTTTTTTAATATAACACTGTTGCGTATATTTAGTTTCTATAATCAACCAAAGTTGTAAATATAACTCGGACATATGGAAAAACATAAATTACAATCGCATTCATATATACCCAATTCTTAAAGTACCTGTTGAAGTTTTTGATAAATTCAATAAATCAACTAGAAAAATGTTTACTTTTTTAGTTATCCTGATAATTGTATTTTCATTTATGACTATAAGCCTTACAATCAGCTCAACACTAATTTATTTTAAATATAAAACGAAATTAGTCCAATAGTAGTTTTGTTAATTATATTCCCACTTTTAATATCAAATTGACCAATAAAATCATTAACGATAATGCATTTGAAAAATAACCGCTCCAAAAAATTAATAAAACTTTGATACAAACAGAATAGAGACTTAGGTCATCATAACGCAGAATTAACTAAACCCAAAAAATTAGTTTAATTTAAAAATATTATTTTAAACGAAGATTTTATATTGCAATTACCTGTGTATAAAAATATTAAAAAACACATTACAGAAAAGAAATTCTTGAAAACACATAAGAATTTTTATAAAAATGGTATGTTAGATTACATAGAATTATTTTATTTTTTTGCTTTTGGACTACAACAAAATAAAAATAAATTCTTTTCAATATAGTAAAAATTATAATTAATTTTTAATGGGAGAATTATCAAATAATTAAGAAATATCAGTCAGTACGACTTAAGATAATTCATAAATAGCGCTAAAATAAGACATTAATCTTCAAAATTAAACAACTCAATATACACAAAAATAAATTATTTTATAATTGTAGTGTGAATAATATAATAATTTATCTTTTAAATGCGAATTTTAAAAATACAATAACTCCATGATCGCTAATACACATAATAATTATAATTGCTGCTTTTACTGTTGCAATAGTTTTTGCATTATTTGTCGAAGCGAATCTTAAAAATCAAAGAATAGTAATCACGACTGTGTCTTGACTATTTATTATTACAGAAACATTTAAATGAATTTGTAAACAAGGATATGTTCAAAATGGAGTATTAAAGTGGCACTCATATTTAAATTACTTCCCTTTTTATATCTGTTCAATATTATTATTTCTAGGAATTATTTATACTGCCATTTGAACTAAAGAATTTCATAATTTTATTGTCAAATTTATTGCTCCATTTTATTCGCTTTTTGGGTGGTCAATGATAATCAGTATTGACTCAATTATGACAATCAATGTTTTTACTTTTTGACACAGTATTGTGTACCATTCGCTAATGGGAATTATTGGTTCGTGACTAATTTTGCGTAGAGCAGTTAAATTAAACATTAAAAACATTTTAATTGCTTGTGGCGTATGACTAGGTTGGATTATATTGGGTACTTATCTAAATATGTTTCAACATATACTTGAACAAAAAAACCTAATTCAACATACATGAAACATGTTTGTTTCTTCTCCTTTTGAACCGCCACTATTTGGTATTGAAATTATGAACCAATTATTTAATTGGAATTCAAATCCATGGTTACTAAATCCACTTTGAATTTGGCTAGGTATTTCAATAGGTGCAATCTTACTATGGATTTTTACTGATGCACTCAGATTTGTGTATGATAAGATAAATCTATTGGTTATTAATTTAAACAAAAATCACACTTACAATTAGGTTAAATCAATAATTGAAATAAAAAATCAATAAAACCGAATTGTTAGAATCATATTAAAAGACGGAAACCGACAACTTAGTTTATTTGTTTTTTAGATTACAAAAAACAACATCACTAATTATGAGATGTTGTTTTTCAAATTATTAAATTTTATGAGGAATTGAAATTCCTAATAGTTTCATTGAATTTTCCAAAACAATGTTTACTGATTTGACTAGAGCCAAAGAACTGATTTGGTCTTTTTTATCTATAATTTTTTCAGTATTTGAATATCATGAATTAAATTCTTTTGCTAATCTAATTGCATATTGGGTAAGTAAGTTAGTTACTAATTTATCAGCAGATTTTTCTATGATTTCAGGGAATTCTAACAATGTTGAAATTAATTTAATATCTGCTTCCTCTTCATA
This genomic interval from Mycoplasma miroungigenitalium contains the following:
- the ruvX gene encoding Holliday junction resolvase RuvX — translated: MRKIALDLGTKTCGFAITDSSAIIATSLETIRFDENNFNIVIEKIKEFLLKYEDTDSIIVGYPLRSNGAKSERTIMVEEFALSIKSIFNQNIFLVNEYGTTIKAEKTLKSAKISIKKRKEIKDSLSAVIILQEFLDYGGKRL
- a CDS encoding deoxynucleoside kinase; amino-acid sequence: MVIGISGMIGSGKSTLAKGLNNHYKNSILLEEFEENDPVFNTFLRWFYEQKQNIDIGFQSFIIESLSDSFQKCVNKFNENKLNWKTDHIFLDRFNLEHYIFAVMTLKSKKPKYLKGFDAMFRNLIDPNENPDLAIYIDINFDTFKERITKRGRKSEIDNYEQNEEYFKELHALYKDLFVNLMKSFNIPFAVIDSNGKNDIQILGEAIEIIEKFDFSKSKRYNY
- the greA gene encoding transcription elongation factor GreA — encoded protein: MTNKKEEEIYLAQETLDKYKSEYHELVNVKRPEVQAALKEARAQGDLSENAEYDAAREMQGIVEARIRELEAIIERAVVITNDESRSSSKIGVGATVTYEKVDTKEIKTVTIMGIHDSDPLNGKISNESALALALADGKVGQIVEVDAITKYNIKIIDVEYK
- the mnmA gene encoding tRNA 2-thiouridine(34) synthase MnmA encodes the protein MKKRNKVVLGMSGGVDSSVAAKLLLDKGYAVEGLFMRNWDSFVNNDFLGNENISKDICPQEQDFQDALKVANKLGIKLHRVDFVREYWDNVFENFIEEYKKGRTPNPDILCNKFIKFKAFADYAFNVLNANFIAMGHYAKVENGHLFRAKDKNKDQTYFLAQLTNHQLSKVLMPLADFEKSQIREIAAKLGLATADKKDSTGICFIGERNFTKFLQNYIPAQPGNIVEIKTNKIVGKHDGCYYYTLGQRKGLNLGGMTEPHYVCGHNVKENILYVAPASDISYLESDSLLASGLTLNNEEYNPLNLTAKFRYRQQDIPVTIELLPNKEIKVFYPSKSQAVTPGQQVVIYDGDKCLGGATIEKIYLNNIEKNYV
- a CDS encoding BC85_0335 family putative methyltransferase, with the translated sequence MPGKKIMLPDWATWLLFSSMIIVAIAGVGTWFWSRWKVKKIQAQQSNEEEKQRKLEILQKRGDDLGTLPYDLKDFFGSRVQDWDLESWINTIFLNDYKNVLIVNKNTEYELAVLMLKTKANIFEIQNNININLWNKAVLNFPQYFNRKCKIKTEAELRCISVNLVLANNSLIESFDLFNTYFNMLDKNGMLIIRLDNKKDKSFKSLLKNLKQSLIPFELTTVNSKFIYIVKKNN
- a CDS encoding DNA adenine methylase, which codes for MQPKDFIINDINSELINTYKCFTNKRNYNGLIKILENHALNHNDEYFYEIRYLDRDSNFSLLTRPERAARLIYLNKSCFNGLYRVNKKGFFNVPSGKKNIVKLFDNENFDSI
- a CDS encoding DNA adenine methylase, producing the protein MKISIQYRLLNGKNKYIYNTDFEKALKLAQTGDFVYLDPPYTDSNERNLLLHILKTTFIFRNKLDWKTLLIPWQKRCKSHD
- the hpt gene encoding hypoxanthine phosphoribosyltransferase, producing MDQRFTKILLTRDEIESKIKEMANWVNETYKDSTNLILVGLLKGAVPFLAQLIKDINVENEVAFMIASSYEGGSASTGNVKIVMDLETDIEGRDVLIVEDIIDSGITLQKISSMLKNRHPKSYRIITLLDKPHNRKVDLKPDKAAFVVPDEFLVGYGLDYEEKFRGAPFVGVFDPNKK
- a CDS encoding deoxynucleoside kinase codes for the protein MLIGISGMIGSGKSVLTKKLMTHYKSSMLLKEFEEDDEVFNQFLEWLYNKTPNLTIGFQSYVVENHTSKLADLFDEFNKLGKKHNKDHIFLDRFSIEHYIFASVNLSSKGPKYMKGYDSLFTHLITKDETPDLAIYLDMTFETFKKRLFSRGRNVETDNYAANEAYFRELHSVYRETFEHQAKKFNMDFIILDTNNMSEQEVFEAAIKIIEEFDFSKKERFNK
- the alaS gene encoding alanine--tRNA ligase, whose product is MNSKEIRQKWLKFFESKDHLIVESKSLIPVNDPSLLWINSGVATLKDYFSGKKIPPKKRLTNSQKAIRTNDIENVGVTSRHHTFFEMLGNFSIGDYFKKEAIEFAYEFLTKELKLSLENLYFTYFEEDLETRDKWLSLGIKPSHLIKGTRDTNFWDVGSGPCGPCTEIFYDRGPKYDQRGIELLQQDIENDRYIEIWNVVFSQFNNEGDNKYTELAQKNIDTGAGFERIVSIMQDAPTNYDSDLFLNIIHEIEKYTEYRYDINNYFTKEPEQREINTCFKIIADHIRTVANALADGESVSNVGRGYIIRRLIRRSIYKGMQLGIKGIFLNKLVPVVRESLPFLYDVNPVMKAIKDEEEIFAKTIENGKLLLENYIEKGIKIFDGAIAFNLLETYGFPIELTVEILANKGITVDMDAFAKAKEKHSEASRGNKLSGMEKAINSLSLIKQKISEFVGYDFTQYKSTIVELLDSENRISAADGVSYVVLDKTPFYATSGGQKHDEGYMLQDGNKIKIIDVFKDKFGNHIHVVEGKINIAQPLECFVDEYVRLNCARNHSATHLMFSVLRKVLGPQIKQLGSDITEQRFTFDFPGDNKPTDEQISEIENQMKTIIDEDIKREYIISTIEQAKNLHAVMTIEEDQYMDPKCVRIVKWGDVTSDLCGGTHLSHSSILENFKITNCDKKQAGVYRFRVVTSNKLVNEWLNDQISATTEELNNIVAKIKNLDPTYELSIPNSNNLDDNLKQLKICIEQAREDYKQISKSKSNIEFDFDSIEFENVNGSNIYFNENIDSSQIKIIASTLREKYPQNHIILASIGPEQTLLAIASKTKDSNKIFKNVANRLNGRGGGSAILAMGKINNSNKLKDIILEEFNA